The following are from one region of the Williamwhitmania taraxaci genome:
- the gatD gene encoding Glu-tRNA(Gln) amidotransferase subunit GatD — MDNDFQGYRGKALEILKQYNSRVWGQVEIESTRGQFRGVVLPRAETHDENHLVLKFETGYNIGVDVRTITFMKEVGYSKANYKIPEKEFPYSKGKPNVKLLGTGGTIASRLDYRTGAVIPAFSPGELYGAVPELADICNITTDKLFAVFSENMGPAQYIELAKAIGREIENGIDGIIIGHGTDTLSHTAAALTFMVQNSPVPIVLVGSQRSSDRPSSDAALNLMHASYTAGHSDIAEVMVCMFGPTSDEYGFLHRGTRVRKMHSSYRSTFRTIGDTPLATVSMKDGVKPIKTDYNKRRSDRKVTILPYFEEKVAIVYYYPNMMPDMIDSLVDNGYKGIIIAGTGLGHVNKPLYPAIERATAKGVHIFMCVQTLWGFAHMFVYDTGRDLMAKGIIPGENMLPETAYIKLGWVLGQTNDPEEVKRMMLTPINDEITLREPYNGYLIYQGGVPEVEAFIKDHHK, encoded by the coding sequence ATGGACAACGATTTTCAAGGATATAGAGGCAAAGCGTTAGAGATTTTAAAGCAATATAATTCGAGAGTATGGGGTCAGGTGGAGATAGAGAGCACGCGCGGACAGTTTCGCGGAGTGGTGCTCCCGCGTGCCGAAACACACGACGAAAACCACCTAGTGCTGAAGTTCGAAACAGGCTATAACATAGGGGTAGATGTTCGCACCATTACCTTTATGAAAGAAGTGGGATACTCAAAGGCCAACTATAAAATTCCGGAGAAGGAGTTCCCCTACTCGAAGGGTAAGCCCAACGTAAAGTTACTCGGCACCGGAGGCACCATTGCTTCCCGCCTCGACTACCGCACGGGTGCCGTTATTCCGGCATTCTCACCCGGCGAACTTTACGGTGCCGTTCCTGAATTGGCAGATATCTGCAACATCACCACCGATAAACTCTTTGCCGTATTCAGCGAAAACATGGGCCCGGCACAATACATTGAGCTGGCAAAAGCTATTGGTCGCGAGATAGAGAATGGAATCGATGGTATTATTATTGGACATGGCACCGATACCCTTTCGCACACTGCCGCCGCGCTAACCTTTATGGTGCAAAACTCACCTGTCCCCATTGTCTTGGTGGGATCGCAGCGCTCCTCCGACCGTCCAAGCTCCGATGCAGCACTTAACCTGATGCATGCATCCTACACTGCAGGACATTCGGACATTGCCGAGGTGATGGTGTGCATGTTTGGACCTACTTCCGACGAATATGGATTTCTGCACCGCGGCACACGCGTTAGGAAGATGCACTCCTCCTACCGAAGCACCTTCCGCACCATTGGCGATACTCCTCTAGCAACCGTAAGCATGAAGGATGGCGTAAAACCTATCAAAACCGACTACAACAAGCGCCGTAGCGACCGAAAAGTAACCATACTTCCATACTTTGAAGAAAAGGTAGCAATTGTATATTACTATCCCAATATGATGCCCGATATGATTGATTCCCTCGTGGACAATGGGTATAAGGGTATCATCATTGCCGGAACTGGGTTGGGACACGTCAACAAGCCACTCTACCCGGCCATTGAGCGAGCAACCGCTAAGGGTGTTCACATCTTTATGTGCGTACAGACGCTTTGGGGATTTGCACACATGTTTGTGTACGATACTGGGCGTGATCTTATGGCCAAGGGTATTATTCCGGGCGAAAACATGCTCCCCGAAACCGCCTATATTAAGCTGGGCTGGGTGCTGGGTCAAACCAACGACCCCGAAGAGGTAAAACGCATGATGCTCACTCCTATTAACGATGAGATTACCCTGCGCGAACCTTACAATGGTTACCTAATATATCAGGGCGGCGTTCCGGAGGTAGAGGCGTTTATTAAGGATCATCATAAGTAA